Part of the Streptomyces europaeiscabiei genome is shown below.
CGCGGTGAACGGGGACGGGCTGCGCCGACAACTGCTGCGGATGGGCCGGGCCGCCTCCTGGACCGCCGAGGCGGGCCGGATCCGCTTCTTCGCGCTGTTCGCGGCGACGACGGTCGCGGTCCTCGCCGTGTGCGGATACCTCCTCGCCTCCGCCACGTTCGACGGCCGGGCCGAGCGCAGCGGGGCCCGCTGGCCGCAGGTCACCGAGAAAGAAACGGGCGAGCTGCTGTGGAAGGCGACGGTCGCGACCGTCGCCGACCGGCAGTACGACGTGGTGTACATCGAACCCCGTACGCCCGACGCCCCGTTGCCGCCCGGTCTGAGCCGCTGGCCCGGACCGGGCGAGGCCGTCCTCTCTCCGGCGCTCACGGCCGCGCATCCCGAAGTGCGCCATGAATACGGCAAGCCCGTGGGGACGATCGGCGTGGCCGGGCTGGAGTCCCAGAGCGAGTACTTCGTCTACGCCCGGCCGTCGGCAGAGCGCCTCGATGTCACCTCGATGGCCGAGGTGACGGGCTTCGGCGTCCCCTGGTCACCACCCCTCGGCGAGCATCTGTACAACTTCGGCCCCGAGCATTTCCATTGGGCCTATCTGGCACTGTTCGGACTGCCCGCCGGGCTGTTCGTCGTGATCGCGGCCCGTGTCGGTGCCGCGGCCCGTGACCGGCGCACCGCGGTCCTGACGGCCCTGGGGGCTTCGACGGGGGCGCGTGCCTGGTTCACGGTGGGGGAGGCCGTCGTACCCGTGACCCTCGGCGGCCTGTCGGGCGTCCTGGCCGTCATCCCTGCTCTCGCCTTCGATATTCCCCTGCCCTTGGTCGACTTCGCGCTGTACCGGCCCGACGCTCGTGCCGCCGTCGGCGCCCTGGCAGTTGCCGCGCTTGCGGTCCCGGCGGCTGTCCTCGCGGCCGTGGTGCTGCTCCAGCCGCCGTACCGGCCCGGCCGTTCGACCCGGCCGGCCTCCACGCGGCGGCGCCGGGAGTGGACGCTGTGGCTGTTCCCCGTCGCCTTGTTCGGCACGGTCCAGGGCACCGGCCTGGCACCGTACGATCTGCGGCTGCCCGTGCTGGCGACCGGGTCCGTCGTCACCATGGCGCTGCTCCCCGGAGTGGTCGGGGCGGTGGTGGCGGCGGCCGGTCCGACGATGGCGCGGGCCGGGGTGGCGCGCGGCCGGATCGGCATGCTGATCTCCGGGCGACGGCTCGCGGCCGGGGCACGCCCGGTGGCGAGGCTGGTCGCCGCGGTGGTCGTCGCGATCGGGCTGGCCGCTCAGGGCCAGATCGCCATCAGCCTCTTCACGGAGATGAGCGACCGCGTCGACGTGGTGGAGAAACACCTGGGCACCAGCGTGCTGCGGGTCTCGACCACGATGGACACGACGTCGGCCGATGCGGCGGCCTTCGAGCGGGCGTTGGGCTCGGGGATCGGGGTTTTCGCCGTACGGCAGGACCCGCGCAAGGGCCGGATGGACCTCGTGGCCCCCTGCGCGGTGTGGCGCGGGCTCGATCTCCCCTGTCCGAAGACGGCCACCGAACTGCGTACCACCCGGCATCCCGGTCTCGCACAGGCCGTGGAGCTGGAGCGGTCGGTGGGAGTGAGGCTGTATGCCGCTACCGGGGACGTCTCCGAGGCGGTGCGGACGACCGAGGACCCGATCCTGATGGTGCTCGCCGACGACGGACGGGAGCTGTCGACGGCAGGGGTGCACCGCGCCGCCAACGAGCATCTGGCGATGGCGACGACGGTGACCGTCTTCGCCATGACCGGCACGCTCGGTGGAAGCGGTGAGGGCATCGCGGCACAACAGTGGCTCGAACTGCTCTCCGTCGCCGGGGTGCTGGTCATCGTGGTGGTGGCCGGTATCGGGTCCGTCGCCCAGTTCGTGCGCGCCGGGCGCGAGTTGGGGCCGGTGTCCGTACTGACGGGCGATGTCCGGGTGTACTACTCCGTCTCCGTGTGGTCCCTGCTGGTGCCTGTCGTCTTCGCGGTGTGCGCAGCGGTCGCCGTGACCTGGTTCGTGACCACCCCGCTCATGGCCAGCTCGGCGAGCCGACTGTCCGCGCTGTCGGCGGTGGGCGGCGCGGGACTGCTCTGTGCAGCGGTGATGGCGTGGTGGGGTGCCCGCACGGCGGCGGCGACGGGCTCCGTGTGGCGCCCGCGCAACGACTGAAGCCGCCCATCGGGGGCTCGGGGCGCGCCCCGAGCCCCCGATGTCGGTGCGGGTGACGTCAGCGTGGGTGGGGGATCAGTGCACCGCTCGGCCGGAAGCCGATCCCCGTACCCCTGACCGTGACCGCGCCAGTGACCGTGCCGATATGCCCGGCCCCGGTGGACCTGCCGCCGTCCGCCTGCCAAGCGATCCGCGCGGCCTGCACACGGTTGTCGACTCCGAGTTTGGCGTAGACGGCACGGACATGATCCTTGACGGTGTGTCCGCTGATGGTCAGCGCATCGGCCATGTGCGAATTCGAAAGGCCTTTCTCCAGGAATCGCAGAATTTCCTGCTCGCGCGGACTGAGTGCGTTCACCAATTTCCGCGCGGCGACTGTTTCCTCCGTCAGACGGTCGGGTCGCGCAAATTGTTCCGTCACAAATGCGGCAGCGGTGGGCGAGAGGGCGAGGCCGCCGGCCGCGGCGGCCCGTACGGCCCAGCGGAGATGGTCGAGGGAGTCGTCGCGGAGCAGGATTCCGTTGGCGCCGTGGCGCAGCAGCACCCGGGCCGCCCGCTCCGACAGACGGCTCACCAGCACGATTCTCGGCAGGCTCGGGGCGGTCGGGCCCAGGTCGCCGAGCGCGTCGTCCGGGCCGTCGTGGAGAGTGACGAGCAGGTCCGGCCGGACCGTCCGCACGAGGCGCGACGACTGACCCGCACTGCCCTCACCCACGACCCGGATCCACGCGTCCTCCTCCAGGACGCGCCGAACTCCGGCCCGTTCCAGCGGTACGCACCCGAGTATTCCCACACGTAACATTGTTGCCTCCCCGTTTCCGTGGCGAGCCGAGAGGAACTCGCCGAACGAGGAAAAGGAATTCGCTCGGCAGGCTGTTCGGCAGTGCCGTGTGTGGCGCGCGACCCCTCACGTACGGGTATGCGTGCGCGTACTCACTGAATTGAGCAATCAATCTCAACGAGTTCACTCACTCTGCACGGAACGTACACCCCGTCGCTATCTTCAGCTTGTTGCAGAGCGCACTGCCTGAGGGGTGGAGATATCGGGGTGTAATGGCATGTAGAAGGGCAGAACGATGGTGATGGCGTGTTGCGGAGCCGCTGTGGGCCGCGCATAGTTGCGCTGCGAACAGGCTGGAACCGGGGGTGAATTGGGTGATGGCCGGGCACGCGAACGAGGAGCATCCGCACGGCGCCGATCGGCTCTGCGCCGCCGGGGACCGCGTGTACTCCAGAGCCGTACGGCGGGGCCGCGTCCCGCGCGCGGACGCCGACCCCGTGCCCTGCCTGCTCGACCTCGCCCTGCTGCACCCCGACCCCGACGACATGGGCTGGCTGGTGCCCACCTCCCCGCAGGAGGTCATGACCCGGCTGCTGCGCGGTGTCCACGCGGAGGTCAGCGCCAGCCAGGCCCGGATGGGCGCGGCGGTCGACGCCGTCGAGTGGTACGCGGGCCTCGGCAGCTCCCGGGGCAGGCAGTCGTCGGAGAGCAACGCGATCCGGGTGCTCGACGGGCTGGCCCGGATCCGGGCGGCGATCGACGAGGCCACCGACCGCTGCACCTCGGAGGTGCTGACCGTGCAGCCGGGCGGCATCCGGCGCGAGGACGAGCTGCGCGAGGGGCTGCACCGGGCGCTGGCGATGTGCCGCCGGGGTGTGCGCATGCGGGACCTGTACACGCATGTGGCCCGGCACGGGCAGGGCCTGCACAACTACATGGAGCTGATGGGGGAGTCGGCGGAGGCCCGCACCCTGGACGAGGTCGTGGAACGCCTCATCGTCTTCGACCGCACTGTGGCCTTCATCCCCGCCAACGCCGACCGGACCATGGCCCTGGAGATCCGCCACCCGGCGCTGGTGGAGTACCTGGTCACCGTCTTCGAACGGCTGTGGCGTCTCGGCGTCCCGCTGGCCGCGTCCCTCCCGTCGACCGGTGTCGCGGGCATCACCCACCGGGAGCGTTCCATCGCGGCGCTGCTGGCGGAGGGCCACCAGGACGCGGTGGTCGCCGAGCGGCTCGGCATCAGCGTGCGCACCTGCCGGGCCCACATCGCCCGCCTCTCCGAACGGCTCGGCGCGGCCAGCCGTACCCAGCTCGGCGTCCGCATCGCCGAGGCCGGCCTCGACGGCCCACCCCGCTCCACCCCACCGGACGACCTCCCCGCCCTGCCCTCCCCTACGGCCCCTCTGCCTGCTCCAGAATCCCCGACCGCCCGATGAGATAGCCGAGCTGAGCCCGGCTCTCACTGCCCAGGTGGGCGGCGAGCTTGGCGATGTGGAGGCGGGCAGTGCGGACATTGAGGCCGAGACGGTCGGCGATGGCGGTGTCGGTGTGGCCCTCGACGAGGAGGCGGGCGATGGCGCGCTGGCGGGGGGTGACTCCGTCGACGACGGGGAGCTGGACGGCCTTGGGGTACATGGGCGTCGCCAGGCGCCAGAGACGGTCGAAGGTGGTGGCGAAGAAGGAGATCAGCGTCGGATGGCGGATCTCCAGGGCCATGCTTCGGTCGGCGTCGACAGGGATGAAGCCCACTCTGCGGTCGACGAGGATGAGGCGGTTGGTGACCTCGTCCAGGGTGCGGGCCTCGGCGTCTCCGCGCAGTTGTTCGTAGCGGTCGACGACGAGGGGATAGTGCCGGAGGGTGTGCGGGTAGAGGGTGCGGATGCGGGCGCCCCGGGCCAGCAGGGCCTGATCGCGGTCGAGGGCGATGACGTGCCCTTTCTGGCCGCGCCTGCCGTGGTAGTGAGTGTTCGGCTGGATGCAGAGCAGTTCCTCGGAGGCCCCGGCCATGGCCTCGGTGATGGCGGCGTTGATCTGCTCGGTGCCGCTGAGGAGAGTGATCGCCGGAGGGCCGGTGTCGGCCGGTGTCGTACGCCGCTCCGCGATCCGCAGCAGCGGCTCGAAGGCCGTCGCGAGCTTTTCCCCTCGCCGCCTCTCCTCGGCGACCCGGTCCTCGATGCCGCGCAACAGCCGGTGCAGGGCGGTCGCCGGGGCCGCCGGTTCCAACCAGGACGGTTCCCCGATCACTGGGTGCAGCAGTCCGGCATCGATCAGGCAGGGCACGGCCTCGGCTTCCTCGCCGCGTATCCGTCCCTCCCGCAGGGCGCGCGCGTACACCTCGGTGCCTGCTTCGCACGGGTCGTCCATCGTGTGGACCCAGTGTCCTCCAGTGCTCACTGGTCCGTGTCCTCCTGCTTGAGAATGCCGGACTCGGCGATGAGATAGCCGAGTTGGGCGCGGCTCTCGCTGCCGAGTTTGGCGGCGAGTCTGGCGATGTGGAGGCGGGCGGTCCGGATGTTGAGTCCGAGACGTGCCGCGATGACGGTGTCGGTGTGGCCTTCCACGAGCAGATGGGCGATGGCGCGCTGGCGTGGGGTGACGCCGTCGGTCGAGGGGACCCGCACGGCTTCGGGATACATGGGGGCGGCCAGCCTCCACAGGCGGTCGAAGACCGTGGCGAGGAAGGAGACCAGGGCGGGCAGCCGGATCTCCAGGGCGTGTGTGCGGTCCTCGCTTGCGGGGAGGAAGGCCACCGACCGGTCCACGATCAGGAGGCGCTTCGTGACCTCGTCGAGGGTGCGGACCTGGACGTCAACCGTCAGTCGCTCGAAGTGGGCGATGACCCCGAGGTCATGTCGCGTGGTGTCCTGGTAGAGCGTGCGTATGCGGCAGCCCCGGGACAGCATCCGCTGTTCTCGGTCGAGGCCCACATCACGCAGAAGCGCGGCGGAGCGTTTGCCCCCGGGCTGGATGGTGAGCAACTCGTCGCGGGCCTCGTCCATGGCCAGGCCTATGGCCTCGTTGATCCGGTCGAATCCGGCCAGCAGACCGATACCCGGAACCTCTGTGACCGACTGGGGAAGCCCGTCGAGGGCCAGCAGTGGTTCGAACGCCTCCGCCAGCCGGGCCTCGTCGTGCCGCCGCCGGGCGATGTCCCGGGCGCTCTCGTGCAGCAGTCGCGGCAGGGCCAGGGCCGGCGCCAGTGGGCGCAACCACCGTGGGTCTTTGGCGTCCGCGTGCAGGAGCCCGAAGCCGAGCAGACAGGGCACGTGATCGGAGTCCCCTGCCGGGATCCCGCCCTCGCGCAGCGCCTGCCCGTACAGGTCCAGCCCGGCCTCGCACAACTCCGCCGGTCCGTGCTCGTGCCCCTCGGCGACCCCGTATAACCCGTCTCCCACGTCGGTCAGCTCTCCTGCTCCAGCATCCCTGACTGGGCTATGAGATAGCCGAGCTGAGCCCTGCTGCCGCTGCCCAGCGCCGTCGCCAGCTTGGCTATGTGGGCGCGGCAGGTGCGGACGTTCATGCCGAGGCGGCGGGCGATGGCCTCGTCGACATGGCCCTCGATGAGCAGCTTGGCTATGGAGTGCTGGATCTCGCTGATTCCGTCGGACGCGGTCTCGTAGGGGGCGCCGGCGGTCAGTGGGACCGCTCGGCCCCACATGAACTCGAAGACCTTGACCAGGTAACGCACGAGGCCCGGATGCCTGAGTTCGAGGGCGACCTGCTGGTCGTCGCGGGTGGGGATGAAGGCGACGGTGTCGTCGCAGATGATGAGGCGCTCGACCAGCTCGTCGATGGTGCGGTACTCCACCTTGCCGTCGGACAGTCGTGCCACGTAGGCCAGCTTCTCCGGGCTGTGCCGGGCCGTGTGTTGATACAGGGTACGGATCCGCACACCACGTTCGATCAACGGTCTGTCACGTTCCAGGCCTTGGAGCAGGTTGCGCTCTGATATGCGGTTGCTCGGCTGGACCGTGAGCACCTCATTCTGGCACTCGGCGGTGGCCAGGTTCAGTGCCATCTGGATCCGCTCGCCGCCTTCCAGCACGCTGATCGCGTGCGTCGGGGCCGACACCTGTGCGCTGAGGGCCATGAAGGGTTCGAAGGCGTCGGTGAGCTCGATCGATCGCCGCCGCTGCTCGGTGATGTCGCGCTCTATCGGGTTGAGTCGCTGGGCCAGCACGACCGAAGGGGGAACGGGACGGAGCCAGTTCGCGTCATCGGGGTCGGGATGCAGGAGGGCGAACTCCATGAGACATGGGGCGGGCTCCACGTCCTCACGTGTGATGCGTCCCGTCCGCAGTGCGTGTGCGTAGAGACGTGCTCCGTCGTCACACAGATCAGCCACCG
Proteins encoded:
- a CDS encoding response regulator transcription factor encodes the protein MGILGCVPLERAGVRRVLEEDAWIRVVGEGSAGQSSRLVRTVRPDLLVTLHDGPDDALGDLGPTAPSLPRIVLVSRLSERAARVLLRHGANGILLRDDSLDHLRWAVRAAAAGGLALSPTAAAFVTEQFARPDRLTEETVAARKLVNALSPREQEILRFLEKGLSNSHMADALTISGHTVKDHVRAVYAKLGVDNRVQAARIAWQADGGRSTGAGHIGTVTGAVTVRGTGIGFRPSGALIPHPR
- a CDS encoding helix-turn-helix transcriptional regulator; amino-acid sequence: MAGHANEEHPHGADRLCAAGDRVYSRAVRRGRVPRADADPVPCLLDLALLHPDPDDMGWLVPTSPQEVMTRLLRGVHAEVSASQARMGAAVDAVEWYAGLGSSRGRQSSESNAIRVLDGLARIRAAIDEATDRCTSEVLTVQPGGIRREDELREGLHRALAMCRRGVRMRDLYTHVARHGQGLHNYMELMGESAEARTLDEVVERLIVFDRTVAFIPANADRTMALEIRHPALVEYLVTVFERLWRLGVPLAASLPSTGVAGITHRERSIAALLAEGHQDAVVAERLGISVRTCRAHIARLSERLGAASRTQLGVRIAEAGLDGPPRSTPPDDLPALPSPTAPLPAPESPTAR
- a CDS encoding helix-turn-helix transcriptional regulator — translated: MSTGGHWVHTMDDPCEAGTEVYARALREGRIRGEEAEAVPCLIDAGLLHPVIGEPSWLEPAAPATALHRLLRGIEDRVAEERRRGEKLATAFEPLLRIAERRTTPADTGPPAITLLSGTEQINAAITEAMAGASEELLCIQPNTHYHGRRGQKGHVIALDRDQALLARGARIRTLYPHTLRHYPLVVDRYEQLRGDAEARTLDEVTNRLILVDRRVGFIPVDADRSMALEIRHPTLISFFATTFDRLWRLATPMYPKAVQLPVVDGVTPRQRAIARLLVEGHTDTAIADRLGLNVRTARLHIAKLAAHLGSESRAQLGYLIGRSGILEQAEGP
- a CDS encoding helix-turn-helix transcriptional regulator, with protein sequence MGDGLYGVAEGHEHGPAELCEAGLDLYGQALREGGIPAGDSDHVPCLLGFGLLHADAKDPRWLRPLAPALALPRLLHESARDIARRRHDEARLAEAFEPLLALDGLPQSVTEVPGIGLLAGFDRINEAIGLAMDEARDELLTIQPGGKRSAALLRDVGLDREQRMLSRGCRIRTLYQDTTRHDLGVIAHFERLTVDVQVRTLDEVTKRLLIVDRSVAFLPASEDRTHALEIRLPALVSFLATVFDRLWRLAAPMYPEAVRVPSTDGVTPRQRAIAHLLVEGHTDTVIAARLGLNIRTARLHIARLAAKLGSESRAQLGYLIAESGILKQEDTDQ
- a CDS encoding helix-turn-helix transcriptional regulator; translation: MENRSKGTHPHTVADLCDDGARLYAHALRTGRITREDVEPAPCLMEFALLHPDPDDANWLRPVPPSVVLAQRLNPIERDITEQRRRSIELTDAFEPFMALSAQVSAPTHAISVLEGGERIQMALNLATAECQNEVLTVQPSNRISERNLLQGLERDRPLIERGVRIRTLYQHTARHSPEKLAYVARLSDGKVEYRTIDELVERLIICDDTVAFIPTRDDQQVALELRHPGLVRYLVKVFEFMWGRAVPLTAGAPYETASDGISEIQHSIAKLLIEGHVDEAIARRLGMNVRTCRAHIAKLATALGSGSRAQLGYLIAQSGMLEQES